A DNA window from Camelina sativa cultivar DH55 chromosome 13, Cs, whole genome shotgun sequence contains the following coding sequences:
- the LOC104734122 gene encoding CBL-interacting serine/threonine-protein kinase 15: MLRYEVGKFLGQGTFAKVYHARHLKSGDSVAIKVIDKERILKVGMTEQIKREISVMRLLRHPNIVELHEVMATKSKIYFVMEHVKGGELFNKVSAGKLSEDVARNYFQQLVRAVDYCHSRGVCHRDLKPENLLLDEDGSLKVSDFGLSALADSRRQDGLLHTTCGTPAYVAPEVISRKGYDGFKADVWSCGVILFVLLAGYLPFRDSNLMELYKKIGKAEVKFPNWFAPGAKRLLKRILDPNPNTRVSTEKIMKSSWFRKGLQQEQKKGSVDEEDVDVDVEEDAEANANANACAAEKEKKRCINLNAFEIISLSTGFDLSGLFEEGEEKEEMRFTTNREASEITEKLVEIGKELKMKVRTKEQGWKVKMAAEAAVVEAEVFEIAPSFHMVVLKKSDGDTAEYKRVMKDSIRPALIDIALAWH, from the coding sequence ATGCTCCGTTACGAGGTCGGCAAGTTTCTTGGTCAGGGTACCTTTGCTAAGGTCTACCATGCCAGGCATCTGAAATCTGGTGATAGTGTTGCTATTAAGGTCATCGACAAAGAAAGAATCCTCAAAGTTGGTATGACCGAGCAGATTAAGCGTGAGATCTCTGTCATGCGGCTCCTTAGGCATCCTAACATCGTCGAGCTCCATGAGGTCATGGCCACTAAATCTAAAATCTACTTCGTCATGGAGCACGTTAAAGGAGGTGAGCTCTTCAACAAAGTCTCTGCCGGGAAGCTGAGCGAAGACGTTGCTAGAAACTACTTTCAGCAACTTGTACGCGCTGTTGACTACTGTCACAGCCGTGGGGTATGCCACAGGGACCTGAAGCCCGAGAATCTCTTGTTGGACGAGGATGGGAGTCTTAAGGTGTCTGATTTTGGTCTGAGCGCTCTTGCCGACTCTAGAAGGCAAGATGGGTTGCTTCACACCACGTGCGGCACCCCTGCCTATGTTGCACCTGAGGTGATCAGCAGGAAAGGCTATGATGGTTTCAAAGCCGATGTCTGGTCCTGTGGAGTCATACTGTTCGTCTTGCTCGCCGGTTATCTCCCGTTCCGTGATTCCAATCTGATGGAGCTGTACAAGAAGATTGGCAAAGCCGAGGTCAAGTTCCCAAACTGGTTTGCTCCTGGCGCAAAGAGATTGCTCAAGAGGATCTTGGATCCTAACCCCAACACCAGAGTATCAACTGAAAAGATAATGAAGAGCTCCTGGTTCCGGAAAGGCCTGCAGCAAGAGCAGAAGAAAGGATCGGTTGATGAAGAGGACGTTGACGTTGACGTGGAAGAGGACGCAGAGGCAAACGCTAACGCTAACGCATGTGCAGCAGAGAAGGAAAAGAAGCGGTGTATCAACCTGAACGCGTTTGAGATAATATCGCTGTCGACGGGGTTTGATCTCTCGGGGCTGTTCGAGGAGggagaggagaaggaggagatgagGTTTACAACGAACAGAGAGGCGTCTGAGATAACAGAGAAGCTGGTGGAGATAGGGAAGGAGCTGAAGATGAAAGTGAGGACGAAGGAACAAGGATGGAAGGTGAAGATGGCGGCTGAGGCTGCAGTGGTGGAAGCGGAGGTGTTTGAGATAGCGCCGAGCTTTCACATGGTGGTGCTGAAGAAGAGCGATGGAGATACGGCGGAGTATAAGAGAGTCATGAAGGACAGCATAAGACCGGCTTTGATCGACATTGCATTGGCTTGGCACTGA
- the LOC104734123 gene encoding prosaposin (The sequence of the model RefSeq protein was modified relative to this genomic sequence to represent the inferred CDS: added 64 bases not found in genome assembly): MGGGIMSGRSGVIVIFFLLGLSSATRNPIILVDSAHDDENQVCELCDKYVTLAIDYLQDYDNQNALVEALHLTCSQIPPLKKQCLSTVDHYTQLFFTQVSVLKSDQICKKLNLCQALVVASQVHQGNCEACRQTVSGVVSKLKDPETKLKIIRLLLKECKSLNNYQDKCKKMVFEYGPLMLVDLEKFLEKKDVCSILRVCPSPATQGNYIPALEVEPLADS; this comes from the exons CTTCTGCTACTAGAAACCCCATCATCCTTGTCG ACTCTGCTCATGATGATGAGAACCAAGTTTGTGAACTGTGTGACAAATATGTTACCCTTGCCATTGACTACCTTCAAGATTACGACAATCAGAATGCTCTCGTTGAGGCTCTTCATCTCACCTGCTCTCAGATTCCTCCTCTCAAAAAACAG TGTCTCTCAACGGTGGATCATTATACCCAGCTTTTCTTCACACAAGTCTCTGTACTCAAATCAGACCAGATCTGCAAAAAGCTTAACCTCTGCCAAGCTCTTGTTGTTGCTTCACAAGTCCATCAAGGTAACTGCGAGGCTTGCCGCCAGACTGTCTCTGGGGTTGTCTCCAAACTCAAGGATCCTGAGACTAAG CTGAAGATTATCCGCTTACTTCTCAAGGAGTGCAAGTCGCTAAACAATTACCAGGACAAG TGCAAGAAGATGGTGTTTGAATACGGGCCTCTGATGCTTGTGGATTTGGAGAAGTTTCTGGAAAAGAAAGACGTCTGCTCTATACTCCGCGTCTGTCCAAGTCCAGCCACCCAAGGGAACTACATTCCTGCGCTGGAGGTGGAGCCATTAGCAGATTCGTAA
- the LOC104737785 gene encoding CBL-interacting serine/threonine-protein kinase 14: protein MVILQNSVEFTAENRRGGLLLGKYEVGKLVGCGAFAKVYHGRNTGTGQSVAIKVVSKQRLQKGGLNPANIKREIAIMHRLRHPCIVRLFEVLATKSNIFFVMEFAKGGELFAKVSKGRFCEDLSRRYFHQLISAVGYCHSRGVFHRDLKPENLLLDDKLDLKISDFGLSALADQIRPDGLLHTLCGTPAYVAPEVLAKKGYDGAKIDVWSCGIILFVLNAGYLPFNDHNLMVMYRKIYKGEFRIPKWTSPDLRRLLTRLLDTNPQTRITIEEIIHDPWFKQGYDDRMSKFHLEDSDMKLPADETDRRMNAFDIIAGSPGFNLSGMFGDARKYDRVERFLSAWTAERVLAKLEEIAGAEKLEVAKKEARGMKIEGQNGNFAMVVEIKQLTDELVMVEVRKRQRATTTAASGRDLWTDSIKPFFLAILHHHHPQEPSASQVKYDAGLV from the exons ATGGTTATACTACAGAATTCA GTGGAATTTACGGCGGAGAACCGGCGCGGTGGATTGCTGTTGGGAAAGTACGAGGTAGGGAAACTGGTGGGATGCGGGGCGTTCGCGAAAGTGTACCACGGGAGGAACACAGGGACGGGTCAGAGCGTTGCGATCAAAGTGGTGAGCAAGCAGCGGCTGCAGAAAGGAGGACTCAACCCAGCTAACATCAAGAGGGAGATCGCTATCATGCACCGCCTTCGCCACCCTTGTATCGTGCGCCTCTTCGAGGTCCTCGCCACCAAATCCAACATCTTCTTCGTCATGGAATTCGCCAAAGGCGGCGAGCTCTTCGCCAAGGTCTCCAAGGGCAGGTTCTGCGAGGATCTTAGCCGCCGCTATTTCCACCAGCTCATCTCCGCCGTCGGTTACTGCCATTCCCGCGGCGTCTTTCACCGCGATCTCAAACCCGAGAATCTCCTCCTCGACGACAAGCTCGATCTCAAGATCTCCGATTTCGGCCTCAGCGCTCTCGCCGATCAGATCCGCCCTGACGGCCTCCTCCACACCCTCTGCGGTACCCCGGCGTACGTCGCCCCCGAGGTTCTCGCCAAGAAAGGCTACGACGGCGCTAAGATCGACGTGTGGTCGTGCGGGATCATACTGTTCGTCCTCAACGCCGGGTATCTCCCTTTCAACGACCACAATCTCATGGTCATGTACCGGAAGATCTACAAGGGAGAGTTCCGCATCCCCAAGTGGACCTCCCCGGATCTCCGCCGCCTCCTCACCCGGCTGCTCGACACGAACCCTCAGACCAGGATCACAATCGAGGAGATCATCCACGATCCCTGGTTCAAACAGGGGTACGACGACCGGATGTCCAAATTCCACCTCGAGGACTCCGATATGAAACTCCCGGCGGACGAGACCGATAGGCGGATGAACGCCTTCGACATCATCGCCGGATCTCCGGGGTTCAACCTCTCCGGTATGTTCGGAGACGCCAGAAAGTACGACCGAGTTGAGAGGTTCTTGTCGGCGTGGACGGCGGAGAGGGTGCTGGCGAAGCTGGAGGAGATCGCGGGGGCGGAGAAACTGGAGGTTGCGAAAAAGGAGGCCCGGGGGATGAAAATAGAAGGGCAAAATGGTAATTTCGCAATGGTGGTTGAGATAAAGCAGCTAACGGACGAGCTTGTCATGGTCGAGGTGAGGAAGAGGCAAAGAGCCACCACTACTGCTGCATCTGGACGCGATTTGTGGACAGATTCAATCAAGCCTTTCTTCCTCGCCATACTGCACCACCACCACCCACAAGAACCATCGGCATCTCAAGTAAAATACGACGCCGGTTTAGTCTAG
- the LOC104734120 gene encoding transcription repressor OFP1-like — protein sequence MGNYRFKVSELIPNAWFYKLRDMGKSKKQQRQRNSTNKHHFSVPPTPTTTTTARSPRPPSRRSPKTPSSRQPAGSRLRHRATVDSKSSTTSGDSTATGTGSFSPEFRTDQVLLPDEPLDDSSWLSRAATFTPPPELDLRPIITKRATTPRKTAVSSPAGVRLRLRSPRVSTRKSVSVSSSARRSGSGSGSSARRSRAVVKASVDPRRDFKESMEEMIAENKIRASKDLEELLACYLCLNSNEYHPVIINVFKQIWLDLNLPP from the coding sequence ATGGGTAACTATCGGTTCAAGGTATCGGAGTTAATCCCTAACGCATGGTTTTACAAACTGAGGGACATGGGAAAGTCAAAGAAACAACAGAGGCAACGAAACAGCACCAATAAACACCACTTCTCTGTTCCTCCTACTCCTACGACCACCACAACGGCACGCAGTCCTAGGCCTCCTTCTAGACGCTCTCCCAAAACACCATCCTCCCGACAGCCCGCCGGGAGCCGTCTTCGTCACCGAGCCACCGTCGACTCTAAATCCTCCACGACTTCCGGTGACAGCACTGCCACCGGAACGGGTTCTTTCTCACCGGAGTTTCGCACAGATCAAGTTCTCCTCCCCGACGAGCCTCTAGACGACAGCTCCTGGTTATCCAGAGCCGCAACCTTTACGCCGCCTCCGGAGCTCGATCTTCGGCCGATCATTACCAAACGGGCAACCACCCCACGGAAGACGGCGGTGAGTTCTCCGGCGGGGGTGAGACTTAGACTGCGGTCGCCGCGGGTCTCGACGAGGAAATCAGTATCGGTAAGCAGCAGCGCAAGAAGAAGCGGAAGCGGAAGCGGGTCGTCGGCGAGGCGGAGCAGGGCGGTGGTGAAGGCGTCGGTGGATCCGAGGAGAGACTTTAAGGAATCAATGGAGGAGATGATAGCAGAGAACAAGATAAGAGCGTCAAAGGATCTAGAAGAGCTTTTGGCTTGCTATCTCTGTCTCAATTCAAACGAGTATCACCCTGTTATCATCAATGTCTTTAAGCAAATCTGGCTTGATCTTAATCTTCCACCTTAA
- the LOC104734121 gene encoding U-box domain-containing protein 16: protein MAVVDAFPARKRRPLVVSDSPKLSSSSEAKLTRSLFVASHEMSSMLPLPFFLRRNSLSLIRKAQIIASVFDELLRSQSVSNYYSQSALLCFEEMLLVMHRIKSLIDDCSRASRLWLLLQIDVVSFSFHELVADLSTVLDILPVHDLGLSDDAQDLISLLRKQCSHSMMFQFVDPRDDALRRKVTDTIDAIKHHQISPHHSTLTAIFNDLGFTDSASLTDEIQRLEDEIHDHIDDRSKSSAASLIGLVRYSKCVLFGPSTPSPPDFRRHKSLSDANIPADFRCPITLELMRDPVVISTGQTYDRESIDLWIQSGHSTCPKTGQVLKHTSLIPNRALKNLILLWCRDQKIPFELSGDGGGGDAGSPCNEAAEFTKMMVEFLIGKLSAADKNGIVFELRALAKSDTVARACIAEAGAIPKLVRYLGTECPSLQINAVTTILNLSILEQNKTRIMETDGALNGVIEVLRSGATWEAKANAAATFFSLAGVSAYRRRLGRKARVVSGLVDLAKRGPTSSKRDALVAILNLVAERENVGRFVEAGVVEAAGDAFRELPEEAVAVVEAVVRRGGLMAVSAAFSLIRLLGEVMREGADTTRESAAATLVTMCRKGGSELVAEMAAIPGIERVIWEMIGAGTARGGRKAASLMRYLRRWAAGDTHNETTTPETHSIVVPTPSRIFTPVL, encoded by the coding sequence ATGGCTGTTGTTGATGCCTTCCCGGCGAGAAAGCGTCGGCCTTTGGTCGTCTCCGATTCTCCAAagctttcatcatcatcagaagccaAATTAACACGTTCTCTGTTCGTAGCGTCCCATGAGATGTCTTCTATGCTTCCTCTCCCCTTCTTCCTCCGTcgcaattctctctctctcattcgcAAAGCTCAGATTATAGCTTCCGTTTTCGATGAGCTTCTCCGATCCCAATCTGTTTCAAACTACTACTCCCAATCCGCTCTCCTCTGCTTCGAGGAAATGCTACTCGTTATGCACCGTATCAAGTCTCTCATCGACGATTGCTCTCGTGCTAGCAGACTCTGGCTACTCTTGCAGATCGACGTCGTTTCCTTCAGCTTCCACGAGCTCGTCGCCGATTTATCCACCGTTCTCGATATTTTACCGGTCCACGACTTGGGCCTCAGCGACGACGCCCAAGATCTCATCTCCCTCCTCAGAAAACAATGCTCCCATTCGATGATGTTTCAGTTCGTCGATCCCCGAGACGACGCCCTCCGCCGTAAAGTCACCGATACAATCGACGCCATCAAGCACCACCAGATCTCCCCTCATCACTCTACGCTCACCGCTATTTTCAACGACCTTGGCTTCACCGATTCTGCTTCTTTGACCGACGAAATCCAGAGACTAGAGGACGAGATACACGATCACATCGACGACAGATCCAAATCCTCTGCCGCCTCTCTCATCGGCCTCGTCCGTTACTCTAAGTGCGTCCTCTTCGGTCCCTCCACGCCGTCGCCTCCTGACTTCCGCCGCCACAAGTCCTTGTCGGACGCTAACATCCCCGCCGATTTCCGGTGCCCGATCACGCTCGAGCTGATGCGTGACCCGGTGGTCATCTCCACCGGTCAGACTTACGATCGAGAGTCGATTGATCTCTGGATCCAGTCGGGGCACAGCACCTGCCCTAAAACAGGACAAGTCCTCAAGCACACCTCCCTCATACCTAACCGCGCCTTGAAGAACCTCATCCTTTTGTGGTGCCGCGATCAGAAGATACCGTTCGAGCTCTCCGGCGACGGCGGTGGGGGAGACGCCGGTTCCCCTTGCAATGAGGCGGCAGAGTTTACGAAGATGATGGTGGAGTTTCTGATCGGGAAGCTCTCCGCAGCCGATAAGAACGGTATCGTTTTCGAGCTGCGGGCGCTGGCCAAGTCGGACACGGTGGCCCGAGCCTGCATAGCCGAGGCTGGAGCAATACCGAAGCTGGTAAGGTATCTAGGAACGGAGTGCCCGAGCCTACAGATAAACGCGGTGACGACGATCCTCAACCTCTCCATCCTGGAACAGAACAAGACGAGGATCATGGAAACGGACGGAGCATTAAACGGCGTCATCGAGGTCCTGCGTTCGGGAGCCACGTGGGAGGCTAAGGCCAATGCCGCCGCCACTTTCTTCAGTCTGGCAGGCGTCTCGGCCTACCGAAGAAGACTAGGGAGAAAGGCACGTGTCGTAAGCGGATTGGTCGACTTGGCTAAACGGGGACCCACCAGCTCCAAGAGAGACGCGCTCGTGGCGATCCTCAACCTGGTGGCCGAGAGAGAGAACGTTGGGAGGTTCGTCGAAGCTGGGGTGGTGGAAGCCGCAGGAGACGCATTCCGAGAGCTGCCGGAAGAGGCGGTGGCTGTGGTGGAGGCGGTGGTCAGAAGAGGAGGACTCATGGCGGTGTCAGCGGCTTTCAGTCTGATAAGGCTGTTGGGGGAGGTAATGAGGGAAGGAGCGGATACCACAAGGGAGAGCGCGGCGGCCACGCTGGTCACAATGTGCCGGAAAGGAGGGTCGGAGCTAGTGGCGGAGATGGCGGCGATTCCAGGGATAGAGAGGGTTATATGGGAGATGATAGGAGCTGGAACGGCAAGGGGAGGGAGGAAAGCGGCTTCGCTGATGAGGTACCTAAGACGGTGGGCCGCCGGAGATACACATAATGAAACGACGACCCCTGAGACGCACAGCATTGTAGTCCCAACCCCAAGTAGGATTTTTACTCCCGTTTTATGa
- the LOC104734124 gene encoding prosaposin-like, translating to MGGIMGGRSGVIVLFLLFGLSSASRNPIILVDSAHDDENQVCELCDKYVTLAIDYLQDYDNQNALVEALHLTCSQIPPLKKQCLSTVDHYTQLFFTQVSVLKSDQICKKLNLCQALVVASQVHQGNCEACRQTVSGVVSKLKDPETKLKIIRLLLKECKSLNNYQDKCKKMVFEYGPLMLVDLEKFLEKKDVCSILRVCPSPATQGNYIPALEVEPLADS from the exons ATGGGAGGAATCATGGGCGGTAGATCTGGAGTCATagtcctcttcctcctctttggGTTGTCTTCTGCTTCTAGAAACCCCATCATCCTTGTCG ACTCTGCTCATGATGATGAGAACCAAGTTTGTGAACTGTGTGACAAATATGTTACCCTTGCCATTGACTACCTTCAAGATTACGACAATCAGAATGCTCTCGTTGAGGCTCTTCATCTCACCTGCTCTCAGATTCCTCCTCTCAAAAAACAG TGTCTCTCAACGGTGGATCATTATACCCAGCTTTTCTTCACACAAGTCTCTGTACTCAAATCAGACCAGATCTGCAAAAAGCTTAACCTCTGCCAAGCTCTTGTTGTTGCTTCACAAGTCCATCAAGGTAACTGCGAGGCTTGCCGCCAGACTGTCTCTGGGGTTGTCTCCAAACTCAAGGATCCTGAGACTAAG CTGAAGATTATCCGCTTACTTCTCAAGGAGTGCAAGTCGCTAAACAATTACCAGGACAAG TGCAAGAAGATGGTGTTTGAATACGGGCCTCTGATGCTTGTGGATTTGGAGAAGTTTCTGGAAAAGAAAGACGTCTGCTCTATACTCCGCGTCTGTCCAAGTCCAGCCACCCAAGGGAACTACATTCCTGCGCTGGAGGTGGAGCCATTAGCAGATTCGTAA
- the LOC104734127 gene encoding uncharacterized protein LOC104734127, with product MPNSGSERAAPVIRQDTATFSSKLSSTKQRFSSETAAASACPSFRIYYYDGAVGSVPFEWESHPGTPKHPSSELAALPPLTPPPSHFSFSGDQMSRGSKKSTKKILALIPTRLFWQSGEHNSKVKKLSAWSPPSMSERVLIDENDYDRFKIQTERKAMRRFTSFDSSAADHYPIRRSQSTNCFGIRRCFNS from the coding sequence ATGCCAAACAGTGGATCTGAGCGGGCTGCGCCAGTGATAAGGCAAGACACAGCCACCTTCTCCAGCAAGCTATCGTCGACTAAACAACGCTTTTCGTCGGAGACAGCGGCAGCATCAGCTTGTCCTTCCTTTAGAATTTACTACTACGACGGAGCCGTCGGTTCCGTCCCATTCGAATGGGAATCTCATCCTGGCACACCCAAACACCCCTCATCTGAGCTAGCTGCTCTGCCACCTCTCACTCCTCCGCCGTCCCACTTCTCCTTCTCCGGAGACCAAATGAGCCGCGGTTCGAAAAAGTCCACCAAGAAAATTCTGGCACTAATCCCGACAAGGCTCTTCTGGCAGTCGGGCGAGCATAACAGCAAGGTGAAGAAACTGTCGGCATGGTCACCACCATCAATGTCGGAGAGGGTGTTGATAGATGAGAATGATTACGATCGGTTCAAGATTCAGACAGAAAGGAAGGCCATGCGAAGATTCACATCTTTCGACTCTTCTGCTGCTGATCACTACCCCATTCGTAGATCACAATCCACCAATTGCTTCGGAATCCGCAGATGTTTCAACTCATAA
- the LOC104734128 gene encoding target of Myb protein 1-like, translating into MRPSFSSSSSSSSSSSSSQSFRLSSVTVAVDKATSELLLTPDWTIVIAICDSLNSNRWQCKDAIKAVKRRLNHKSSKVQLLTLTLLEAMIKNCGDFVHSHIAEKHLLEDMVKIVRKKGDFEVRNRILILLDTWNEAFNAVACRHPHYNWAFQELKRCGVKFPQRSKEAPLMLAPPPPPPTSTQSSSSSPSMNLMSIGSFRRLDETMAAEIESLSLSSLESMRNVMDLVNDMVQAMNPSDKSALKDELIVDLVEQCRSNQKKLIQMLTTTADEDVLARGLELNDSLQVVLARHDSIASGVSLPMLQAPETKNGDAAALKSDSDESSSSSSSESETDERDEDIKDDFMQLAKRHALLNAEHSDEEEEETLLLGKTNENTAEIEAKTQCKELALFDTTTTTTATTKSEQDIIELLSLTLSTTALPTPQTQPQEQAPPFFAEDNILMNSYVVPWAQQSKAEPPQVPKMAQFAPPGPQFQPWIPQQQQQEAFSYGYPQPQWSSVHQVNSNEPTKLWSQGGNENKIFERNLQYSNSFPARAAGTSGGAVAAAVDGQQQRPYVPPYKLFEDLNVFRNADGGVRSSK; encoded by the exons atgaggccttccttttcttcttcttcttcatcttcatcatcatcctctagTTCTCAATCGTTTAGGCTGTCTTCGGTGACAGTGGCTGTCGACAAAGCCACGAGCGAGCTTCTCCTCACTCCTGATTGGACCATCGTCATTGCCATCTGCGACTCCCTCAATTCTAATCGCTG gCAATGCAAAGATGCGATCAAAGCTGTCAAGAGAAGATTAAACCACAAGAGTTCCAAAGTGCAATTACTCACTTTAACg TTGTTGGAGGCAATGATTAAAAACTGTGGGGACTTTGTGCATTCTCATATCGCTGAGAAACATCTTCTTGAAGATATGGTTAAGATTGTCAGGAAAAAG GGTGATTTTGAAGTAAGGAACAGAATATTGATATTGTTGGATACTTGGAACGAAGCATTCAATGCAGTTGCTTGCAGACACCCTCACTACAATTGGGCCTTCCAAGAGCTTAAA AGGTGTGGGGTGAAATTCCCACAACGTTCAAAAGAAGCACCCCTGATGCTTGCACCACCTCCACCTCCCCCTACTTCCacacagtcttcttcttcttctccttctatgAACTTAATGTCCATTGGTTCGTTTCGAAGGCTTGACGAAACAATGGCTGCGGAAATTGAGAGCCTAAG CTTATCAAGCCTTGAATCGATGAGAAATGTGATGGATCTTGTGAATGACATGGTTCAAGCCATGAATCCTTCTGATAAATCA GCCTTAAAAGATGAGCTAATAGTCGACCTAGTAGAGCAGTGCAGATCTAATCAGAAGAAATTAATCCAGATGCTCACTACAACTGC gGACGAGGATGTTTTGGCACGTGGTCTCGAGCTGAATGACTCTTTGCAGGTAGTGCTCGCGAGACACGACTCCATTGCCTCTGGTGTCTCTCTTCCAATGTTGCAGGCCCCAGAGACAAAGAATGGCGATGCTGCTGCTCTTAAGTCTGACTCCGAcgagtcttcttcatcatccagCAGTGAAAGTGAAACAGATGAGCGGGATGAGGATATTAAAGATGACTTTATGCAGTTAGCCAAAAG GCACGCTCTATTAAATGCCGAACACagcgacgaagaagaagaagaaacattgcTTCTAGGAAAAACCAATGAAAACACTGCAGAAATAGAAGCCAAGACACAGTGCAAAGAGCTAGCTTTATtcgacacaacaacaacaacaacggcaACAACCAAGTCAGAGCAGGACATTATTGAACTTCTCAGCCTAACTCTGTCAACAACTGCGCTGCCAACTCCACAAACGCAACCGCAAGAGCAGGCTCCACCGTTTTTTGCTGAAGATAATATTCTTATGAACAGCTACGTTGTCCCCTGGGCACAACAATCTAAGGCAGAACCGCCGCAAGTCCCAAAAATGGCTCAGTTTGCTCCACCGGGGCCACAGTTTCAGCCATGGATTccgcagcagcagcaacaagaagCGTTTTCATACGGTTATCCTCAGCCACAATGGAGCAGTGTCCACCAAGTAAACAGTAATGAGCCAACAAAATTGTGGAGTCAAGGAGGCAATGAAAATAAGATATTTGAGAGAAACTTGCAATACTCAAACTCCTTCCCCGCTAGAGCAGCGGGGACATCCGGTGGTGCTGTGGCTGCTGCGGTGGACGGGCAGCAGCAGAGGCCCTATGTTCCTCCGTACAAATTATTTGAAGATCTAAACGTCTTCCGGAACGCAGATGGAGGCGTTAGGAGTAGCAAATGA
- the LOC104734129 gene encoding protein LURP-one-related 15: protein MEQPYVYAYPQGTGPSAPPPPGPQAGVIVDPRYCAPYPVDLTIVRKMMTLTDGNFAITDVNGNLLFKVKEPVFGLHDKRILLDASGTPVVTLREKMVSMHDRWQVFRGGSTEQRDLLYTVKRSSMLQLKTKLDVFLGHNKEEKRCDYRVKGSWLERSCVVYAGESDAIVAQMHRKHTVQSVFLGKDNFSVTVYPNVDYAFIASLVVILDDVNREDRAA from the exons atGGAGCAGCCTTATGTGTACGCTTACCCACAAGGCACGGGCCCTTCGGCACCTCCTCCGCCAGGACCACAAGCCGGAGTGATAGTGGATCCGAGGTACTGCGCGCCTTACCCTGTAGATCTGACCATCGTACGGAAGATGATGACGTTAACGGACGGTAACTTCGCTATAACGGACGTTAACGGGAACCTGTTGTTCAAGGTGAAGGAACCTGTGTTTGGTCTTCACGACAAGAGGATCCTGCTCGATGCTTCTGGAACTCCGGTCGTGACTTTGAGAGAGAAG ATGGTGAGCATGCATGACAGGTGGCAAGTGTTTAGAGGAGGGAGTACGGAGCAGCGTGATCTGCTGTACACGGTGAAAAGATCGTCGATGCTTCAGCTAAAGACCAAACTAGATGTGTTTTTGGGACACAACAAGGAGGAGAAGAGGTGTGATTACAGGGTCAAAGGGAGTTGGCTGGAGCGTTCTTGTGTTGTTTACGCCGGCGAATCTGACGCCATTGTTGCCCAA ATGCACAGGAAGCACACGGTGCAGAGCGTATTCTTGGGAAAAGACAATTTCTCGGTGACTGTTTATCCAAATGTTGATTATGCCTTCATTGCCTCTCTCGTTGTCATTCTCGATGACGTTAACCGTGAAGACCGAGCCGCCTGA
- the LOC104737784 gene encoding transcription repressor OFP1-like — translation MHIXSGDSTATGTGSFSPEFRTDQVLLPDEPLDDSSWLSRAATFTPPPELDLRPIITKRATTPRKTAVSSPAGVRLRLRSPRVSTRKSVSVSSSARRSGSGSGSSARRSRAVVKASVDPRRDFKESMEEMIAENKIRASKDLEELLACYLCLNSDEYHPIIINVFKQIWLDLNLPP, via the exons ATgcat ATTANTTCCGGTGACAGCACTGCCACCGGAACGGGTTCTTTCTCACCGGAGTTTCGCACAGATCAAGTTCTCCTCCCCGACGAGCCTCTAGACGACAGCTCCTGGTTATCCAGAGCCGCAACCTTTACGCCGCCTCCGGAGCTCGATCTTCGGCCGATCATTACCAAACGGGCAACCACCCCACGGAAGACGGCGGTGAGTTCTCCGGCGGGGGTGAGACTTAGACTGCGGTCGCCGCGGGTCTCGACGAGGAAATCAGTATCGGTAAGCAGCAGCGCAAGAAGAAGCGGAAGCGGAAGCGGGTCGTCGGCGAGGCGGAGCAGGGCGGTGGTGAAGGCGTCGGTGGATCCGAGGAGAGACTTTAAGGAATCAATGGAGGAGATGATAGCAGAGAACAAGATAAGAGCGTCAAAGGATCTAGAAGAGCTTTTGGCTTGCTATCTCTGTCTCAATTCAGACGAGTATCACCCTATTATCATCAATGTCTTTAAGCAAATCTGGCTTGATCTTAATCTTCCACCTTAA